The following proteins come from a genomic window of Microtus ochrogaster isolate Prairie Vole_2 chromosome 7, MicOch1.0, whole genome shotgun sequence:
- the LOC113456298 gene encoding inactive serine/threonine-protein kinase TEX14-like — protein MVSVSRCFDGSTPVHAAAFSGNQWILNKLLNAGGDLRLHDEKGRNAEAWALAAGKGRNTQMVEFMQRCTSHMKAIIQGFSYDLLKKIDSPQRLICSPPEFGSLIQG, from the exons ATGGTCTCTGTTAG cCGATGCTTTGATGGGAGCACCCCTGTCCATGCAGCAGCTTTTTCAGGAAACCAGTGGATCCTCAATAAACTGCTGAATGCAGGGGGTGACCTTCGACTCCATGATGAGAAAGGTCGGAACGCAGAGGCCTGGGCTTTGGCAGCAGGAAAGGGTCGTAACACCCAG ATGGTGGAGTTCATGCAGCGCTGCACTTCACACATGAAGGCTATCATCCAAGGCTTCTCCTATGACCTCCTAAAGAAGATAGACTCCCCTCAGCGCCTCATCTGCAGCCCACCCGAGTTTGGTAGCCTCATCCAGGGGTGA